The genomic window GATATCAGAGACTTGTCTGCACCTGGTGCTATTTCGAGGGGCGGAGGGGAATGACCAAGCATCTGAGGGGACGGGTCCAATTCACCAAATTTGGTTGCATCAATGAAACGTTTGCCTGCTCCTGTCATCCAATACACCTTCAATATGCAAGTTTGCCAAAGGGAGATTTCTCATAGTAACTCACAAAATTCTCAACCATGTTATCATTCTGTACTTCCGAGCCAAATAACAGGTTTGTAATTGAGGGTTTATTCACATAGTAGATAGAGGGTTCTCCTTCAATTCCACCCATAACAGCAGCCCTATCGATAGCATCATACAAATTGCCGTACTCATCGATAAGCCCGATATGTTTGGCAGAGACACCCGTGTAGATACGTCCATCTGCTATATCCTTCACTTCACTGACCGTCATATTGCGCCCCTGGGCCACATCCTGTACGAAAAGATTGTAATTTTCCATGATAACACGATCAGCATATTCTTTTTCTTCATCGGTAAGCCCGCGCCATGTTCCGCCCATATCCTTGAACTCACCTGATTTAGCAACATGGAAATCGATGCCTTCTTCCTCGTAATAAGCAGACATGTTACGGAAGGTCCAGATTACACCTATACTGCCTGTCATTGTATTTCGATTTGCAACTATCAGATCAGTACTGGAAGACACGTGATAGGCAGCACTGGCAGCCACATCTCCCATGGAAGTCACAACCGGCACACCTGCCTGTTGGGCTTTTCTTATTTCAGTATTGATCTCTTCGGATGCAGAACCCGAACCACCACCACTGTTGACCCTCAACACAATGGCTTTTACACTATTATCATCAACCGCCTTCCGGATACTTGCAGAAATATCCTCGGAAGTGGCATATCCGAATCCTGAAGGGACACTGCCAGTTAACATTGTACCCTGGATATAGATTACAGCCACCCTGTCATTGCTGGAATAAAAATCTCCTCCGGCTGAATAATAGATTATTGCAAAACTCGAACCGATTATAAAAAGCAGGACCACAATTAAGGCGGCATATTTGCCAAAATTACTTTTTTTTTCAGGCGGTGTAGGGGAAACATCCATCCGGCCTTTGCCGGGTTCATCGGGAGGAGACAAAGGGGGTGATCCGGATACGGGCTGTTCCTGCAAAGGCTCTTCATACGGCTCGTCTTCTAATTCCGTATAAAGTGATTTATCACTACCTGCAAGAAACTGCTCTCTGCCCGATAAATTTTCACCCTCATCATTATTGGTGGGATCGTTTTCGTTCATTATATTCCTCTATATAAAGGCAATTATCCCTCTGAATATTCAAATACCTTCTGACACACCTACCGTATTAAGACAAGGAGCGAAATGTATTTTATAATTGTATCCCATCCATTGCAAACACATTATTACCATTAATACTGATACAAACGGAGAAATACCATGTCACGCTTTTCACCCGATAAACCCATACTTGTGACCTGTGGATTACCCTATGCCAACGGAATGGCCCACATCGGTCACTTAAGGACCTATATCCCTGCAGATATATTCGTACGCTCATTAAAAAAAATGGGGCATGAAGTTACTTTTGTTTGTGGTTCGGATACCCACGGCACCCCCATAGTATTCAATGCAGAGGAGCAGAATACTACCCCCCAGGCCCTGATTAAGAAATACCATACCCATTTTGATGAGACATTCAAGTCCATGGGAATCGAATTCGATGCCTTCGGTACAACCGATGACCCAACAAACCATAATCGTACTCATGATATAGTAAATCGTTTGATCGAAAACGATTATGTGTACCCCAAAACTATAGAGATTGCATATTGTGCCGGATGTAATCGATTCCTGCCCGACAGGTATGTGGAAGGAGAATGTCCACACTGCGCAGAAAGTGCCCGGGGTGATGAATGTGACCAGGGATGTGGAAAACACCTGGAACCCGGAGAACTCAAAAATCCCGTCTGTACCATCTGTGGCGGGGTTGCAGAGTACAAGGAACAGGAGCACTTCTTCTTCAAATTATCCCAGTTCAATGACTATTTGCTTGAATACCTTGACAAACTTGACGGTACATCCAATGCCCGCAACTATGCCCTGGGATGGGTAAAACAGGGACTTGATGACTGGTGTATTACCCGCAATCTCGAATGGGGAGTTAAATTCCCCGGTCGTGATGACTTGGTCGTCTATGTGTGGGTGGATGCACCCATAGGTTATATCGCCTTCACGGAGGAATGGGCAAATGCAACCGGTGACAGCTGGGAAAAATACTGGAAGGATGATGGTGAAATCGTACATTTCATCGGTGGAGACATAATCTACCATCACTGTATATTCCTGCCTGCTATGCTCAAAGGTGCTGACTATTCACCAGCCTCATCTGTGGTAGCATCAGGTATGGTGAAGATAGAGAACAAAACCTTCTCAAAAAGCCGTGGTTATGTTGTATGGGTCGGTGATGACTACATGGAACAGGGTTTCCACCAGGACCTGTTGCGTTATTACCTGGCAAGTTACACATCCCATACCAAAGAACTCAATTTCTCCTGGAAAGTATTCCAGGAAAAGACCAATACCGAACTTGTAGGAGTCTTCGGCAATTTCCTCTACCGCACATTACTCTTTGCCTACAAGAACTTCAAGGCCATTCCTGAAGGAAAACTGGATGATGAAGTCATGGAAACCATCCAGAATACCATTGATGAAGCAAGTGAGGCAATGGAAAAATACGAGTTCAAGAAATATGCAGACAGCGTGATGACCCTTGCGTCCTATGGAAATATCTATTTCCAGTCCAGGGAACCCTGGAACCTGATAAAGGAAGACAAAGAAGAGTGTGGCCGCGTACTCAAGAACTGCATGCAAATCGGCAAAGCCCTTACCCTGCTTTATGAGCCCCTGATTCCTGAAAGGGCCGAAAATGCCTGGAAACAGCTCGGTATGGAAAGCGATGTACACACAGCACTCTACAGCCAGGGTACCGTGCCTGTTGAATCGGGCACACCCCTTAACAAACCCTCTATCCTCTTCAAGAAAATAGAGGATGAAACCATAGAAAAGATGGAAGCCATTGCATCACAGCGGGTCAAAGAAGCCAACGAAAAACAAAACCGCAAAAAAGGAGAACAAGTAATGACAGATAGCGAAGAAATCACCTTCGAAGATTTCGGAAAACTCGATATGCGTGTCGGCACCGTTGTCGAAGCTGAAAAGGTCGAAAAGGCCGACAAATTACTCCGGCTGGAAGTTGACATAGGGGAAGAAACGCCACGCCAGATAGTTGCCGGAATTGCCCTGACCCATAGTCCCGAAGAAGTAAAGGGCAGACAGGTAATCGTACTGGCCAATCTCAAACCTGCCAAACTCTGCGGTGTCAAATCTTTCGGCATGGTGCTTGCAGGGGTAGATGAAGACGGCGGTGCAATTCTGCTTGCACCGGAAAAAGAAGCAAAGAATGGAACCCAGATTGGCTGATGGAGTTTACTCCATCACCAGTTCCAGATAGGATTTACGGATGGAATCTTCAGGTTTAAGGCCAAAATTTTCCATCATCGCAAAAATGCGTTTTTTACTTTCTTCCATATCAGCATCCGAGATTATCTCAAACTCGATGAACTGGCCCAGCGAATCCACCTCGTCCAGACACAGGGTTATGTCACCTATTTTGAACACATCCCTCAACTTCTGGACCCTGGCAGTTTCTTTGAAACCAAGTCTTTCCAGAATCTGTATCATGGCTTCGGCTTCCACATGAGTCTGGATTTCCTCACGACTTTTGGTTACTTCATCCAGTTT from Methanohalophilus halophilus includes these protein-coding regions:
- the sppA gene encoding signal peptide peptidase SppA, which gives rise to MNENDPTNNDEGENLSGREQFLAGSDKSLYTELEDEPYEEPLQEQPVSGSPPLSPPDEPGKGRMDVSPTPPEKKSNFGKYAALIVVLLFIIGSSFAIIYYSAGGDFYSSNDRVAVIYIQGTMLTGSVPSGFGYATSEDISASIRKAVDDNSVKAIVLRVNSGGGSGSASEEINTEIRKAQQAGVPVVTSMGDVAASAAYHVSSSTDLIVANRNTMTGSIGVIWTFRNMSAYYEEEGIDFHVAKSGEFKDMGGTWRGLTDEEKEYADRVIMENYNLFVQDVAQGRNMTVSEVKDIADGRIYTGVSAKHIGLIDEYGNLYDAIDRAAVMGGIEGEPSIYYVNKPSITNLLFGSEVQNDNMVENFVSYYEKSPFGKLAY
- the metG gene encoding methionine--tRNA ligase; the protein is MSRFSPDKPILVTCGLPYANGMAHIGHLRTYIPADIFVRSLKKMGHEVTFVCGSDTHGTPIVFNAEEQNTTPQALIKKYHTHFDETFKSMGIEFDAFGTTDDPTNHNRTHDIVNRLIENDYVYPKTIEIAYCAGCNRFLPDRYVEGECPHCAESARGDECDQGCGKHLEPGELKNPVCTICGGVAEYKEQEHFFFKLSQFNDYLLEYLDKLDGTSNARNYALGWVKQGLDDWCITRNLEWGVKFPGRDDLVVYVWVDAPIGYIAFTEEWANATGDSWEKYWKDDGEIVHFIGGDIIYHHCIFLPAMLKGADYSPASSVVASGMVKIENKTFSKSRGYVVWVGDDYMEQGFHQDLLRYYLASYTSHTKELNFSWKVFQEKTNTELVGVFGNFLYRTLLFAYKNFKAIPEGKLDDEVMETIQNTIDEASEAMEKYEFKKYADSVMTLASYGNIYFQSREPWNLIKEDKEECGRVLKNCMQIGKALTLLYEPLIPERAENAWKQLGMESDVHTALYSQGTVPVESGTPLNKPSILFKKIEDETIEKMEAIASQRVKEANEKQNRKKGEQVMTDSEEITFEDFGKLDMRVGTVVEAEKVEKADKLLRLEVDIGEETPRQIVAGIALTHSPEEVKGRQVIVLANLKPAKLCGVKSFGMVLAGVDEDGGAILLAPEKEAKNGTQIG
- the cyaB gene encoding class IV adenylate cyclase, which gives rise to MLEVEVKSRIDLSHAREVLDRLDAKFLETEEHFDVYYNAPHRNFAETDEALRIRSVNDRQVLTYKGKKLDEVTKSREEIQTHVEAEAMIQILERLGFKETARVQKLRDVFKIGDITLCLDEVDSLGQFIEFEIISDADMEESKKRIFAMMENFGLKPEDSIRKSYLELVME